A single genomic interval of Lacrimispora sphenoides JCM 1415 harbors:
- a CDS encoding NUDIX hydrolase N-terminal domain-containing protein → MEDKKWLEWAVELQAIAQAGLHYTKDCFDQERFERIREISAEIISRQSEMPVEKVKDLFCGETGYQTPKIDTRAAIFKNNRILLVKEADGRWSLPGGWVDVDLSVKENIIKEVREEAGLDVEVEKVIAVQDREKHNLPIYAYKICKIFIQCSVIGGSFKANNETTDSRYFSLEELPPLATEKSNAEQIKMCFQAFSEQAWKTILD, encoded by the coding sequence ATGGAGGATAAAAAATGGCTTGAATGGGCGGTTGAATTGCAGGCAATCGCACAGGCCGGACTACATTATACGAAGGATTGCTTTGACCAGGAACGATTTGAAAGGATCCGGGAGATTTCGGCTGAAATAATCAGCAGACAATCAGAAATGCCTGTCGAAAAGGTCAAAGATTTATTTTGCGGTGAAACAGGATACCAAACCCCCAAGATCGATACCAGGGCCGCCATTTTTAAGAACAACAGGATTCTTCTGGTTAAAGAAGCCGATGGGAGATGGTCACTGCCTGGAGGCTGGGTCGATGTAGATTTATCAGTAAAAGAAAATATAATAAAAGAAGTCAGGGAAGAAGCAGGCCTTGATGTCGAGGTTGAAAAGGTTATTGCCGTGCAGGACAGAGAAAAACATAATCTTCCAATCTATGCCTACAAAATTTGTAAAATTTTTATACAGTGTTCCGTTATTGGAGGTTCATTTAAAGCAAATAATGAAACCACGGACAGCCGTTATTTCTCATTGGAAGAATTGCCGCCACTTGCAACGGAAAAGAGCAATGCAGAACAGATAAAAATGTGTTTTCAGGCTTTTTCTGAGCAAGCCTGGAAAACAATCCTGGATTAG
- a CDS encoding aminoglycoside 6-adenylyltransferase, with protein MRSEKEMFELILRVAQADERIRAAYMNGSRANPLIEKDIYQDYDIVFVVSETQSFLSDKTWIKVFGEVAVMQEPDSNDFGWGKDCDFTKSYGWLILYKDGNRIDLHIMTKEKAIENYLSDSLTVPLLDKDHILPQIPQASDTGYWIKIPTKQMYDGCCNEFWWCLNNVAKGIKRNQIPYAMRMYMEIVHIQLDIMVEWYIGMNHGFSVSTGMWGKYYKKYLPSELYDKYLKTYSDGSPENLWNAVFSACDLFRFLALQVSGHLGYTYFVQDDENMIKYITSIKNADINQSEI; from the coding sequence ATGCGCAGTGAAAAGGAAATGTTTGAATTGATTTTGAGAGTTGCACAAGCTGATGAACGCATCAGAGCAGCATACATGAATGGTTCCCGAGCAAATCCCCTTATTGAAAAGGATATTTATCAGGATTATGACATTGTTTTTGTGGTTTCTGAGACACAATCATTTTTGTCGGATAAAACGTGGATAAAGGTCTTTGGAGAAGTTGCCGTCATGCAGGAACCGGATTCTAATGACTTTGGCTGGGGCAAAGACTGCGACTTTACCAAATCATATGGCTGGCTCATCTTATATAAAGACGGGAATCGAATTGATCTGCATATTATGACCAAAGAAAAGGCCATTGAGAATTATCTTTCCGACAGCCTTACAGTGCCTTTGCTGGACAAGGATCATATCTTGCCTCAAATACCTCAGGCAAGTGATACTGGCTACTGGATTAAAATTCCCACGAAACAAATGTATGACGGATGCTGCAATGAGTTTTGGTGGTGTTTAAACAACGTTGCAAAAGGAATTAAAAGAAATCAGATTCCATATGCGATGAGAATGTATATGGAGATTGTACACATTCAGCTTGATATAATGGTGGAATGGTACATCGGCATGAATCATGGATTTTCTGTTTCAACGGGAATGTGGGGGAAATATTATAAAAAATACCTGCCTTCAGAGCTGTATGATAAATATTTGAAGACCTACTCTGACGGCAGTCCTGAAAATCTTTGGAATGCTGTTTTCTCAGCCTGCGATCTGTTTCGTTTTCTTGCACTGCAAGTTTCCGGCCATTTGGGTTACACCTACTTCGTGCAAGACGATGAAAATATGATCAAATATATCACTTCAATAAAAAATGCTGACATTAATCAATCGGAGATCTAA
- a CDS encoding serine hydrolase domain-containing protein — protein MDINDLIGLDFRGCVLIQEGNEMVFQKSFGYADLPNKVPNENDTKFATASAGKVFVAVGILQLIERGLLKFNDEIGNIFNFDLKAIDGTITIEELLSHTSGIPDYFDEGVMSGYEELWTDFPNYKIRSNKDLLPLFIDKPMMYTRGSMFQYNNTGFVVLAMIIEELTGSAFDEYLKENVFAPCGMVSTGYYELDRLPAKCAVNYIYNEKDNDYRTNIFSVDAKGTGAGGAYTTVNDISLFWEHLMSGQLLSPEMTAAMMTNHSGEAQCYGYGIWLEKQDNGYGYRPYFQGCDPGVSFISSYDADKKTMIVLVSNYGDNVWEPLKKITNHLTK, from the coding sequence ATGGATATAAATGACTTGATCGGCTTGGACTTCAGGGGCTGTGTGCTCATACAGGAAGGTAATGAAATGGTTTTTCAGAAGTCATTTGGGTATGCGGATTTACCTAATAAGGTTCCAAATGAAAACGATACAAAATTTGCGACGGCATCTGCAGGTAAGGTTTTTGTTGCTGTTGGAATATTGCAGCTAATAGAACGAGGGTTGCTCAAGTTTAATGATGAAATAGGAAATATTTTCAATTTTGACTTAAAGGCTATTGATGGTACAATAACCATAGAGGAATTACTATCTCATACTTCTGGAATACCGGATTACTTTGATGAAGGGGTAATGAGTGGCTATGAGGAACTGTGGACCGATTTTCCTAACTATAAGATACGCTCAAATAAGGACCTGCTGCCACTTTTTATTGATAAGCCAATGATGTATACACGTGGAAGCATGTTTCAATATAATAATACCGGCTTTGTCGTGCTGGCTATGATAATTGAAGAATTAACAGGATCAGCGTTTGATGAATATCTGAAAGAAAATGTATTTGCTCCTTGTGGTATGGTTAGTACCGGGTATTATGAATTGGACAGACTGCCTGCAAAATGTGCGGTAAATTATATTTACAATGAAAAAGATAATGATTACCGTACCAATATTTTCAGTGTGGACGCAAAAGGCACAGGTGCAGGCGGCGCCTATACAACAGTAAATGATATAAGCCTATTTTGGGAACATTTGATGTCCGGCCAATTGCTTTCGCCAGAGATGACAGCGGCTATGATGACAAATCATAGCGGAGAAGCGCAATGCTATGGCTACGGCATTTGGTTAGAAAAGCAGGATAACGGTTACGGTTACAGACCATATTTTCAAGGCTGTGATCCAGGTGTCAGCTTTATTTCCAGCTATGATGCAGATAAAAAGACGATGATCGTTTTGGTAAGTAATTACGGTGATAACGTCTGGGAACCTTTAAAAAAGATAACTAATCATTTAACAAAATAA
- a CDS encoding AAA family ATPase: MDKVITISREFGSGGRELGMKLAERLGVPFYDKDLISLSAEVSDLEEEAFLHYDEHLPVHQESVEQLHYTPFSTIYEISMSDQVFLAQSCVIRKLAEEGPCIIVGRCADRVLESSINLFIYAKMEERIKRMNSLETGVSPELMEERIREIDKKRRDYYQYYTGCEWGKAQNYHLCLESSLVGVEGCLNSTLAYLQGLL, from the coding sequence TTGGATAAGGTGATTACAATTAGCCGGGAGTTTGGAAGCGGCGGACGAGAGTTGGGCATGAAACTGGCTGAAAGGCTGGGAGTTCCATTCTATGATAAGGACCTGATTTCTTTATCTGCAGAAGTAAGTGATCTGGAGGAGGAAGCATTTCTGCATTACGACGAGCATCTTCCCGTCCATCAGGAATCCGTAGAACAGCTCCATTATACTCCCTTCTCTACAATTTATGAGATTTCCATGTCAGATCAAGTTTTTCTGGCCCAGTCTTGTGTGATACGAAAGCTGGCAGAAGAGGGACCATGTATCATCGTTGGACGATGTGCGGACAGGGTGCTTGAAAGCAGCATCAATCTGTTTATTTATGCCAAAATGGAAGAGCGGATTAAACGGATGAATTCTCTTGAAACAGGCGTCAGCCCTGAATTGATGGAAGAACGAATCCGGGAGATAGATAAAAAGAGAAGAGATTATTACCAGTATTATACCGGATGCGAATGGGGCAAGGCACAGAATTACCACCTTTGTCTGGAAAGCAGTTTGGTAGGGGTAGAAGGCTGCTTAAATTCTACACTGGCTTATTTGCAGGGTTTACTTTAA
- a CDS encoding L,D-transpeptidase family protein codes for MMKWLGKGYRCLISAVLVIVLAVSSQVTGYAEPVSGPGANITSGNTGTTNNVTIYVSKRTKTLTLKQNGVLIAEYPVSMGAASAEGNKKVEGDMRTPSGEFYVCTRNDKSIAYLALGLSYPGIKDAERGYADGIITEAQRDEIIKANLAGQQPPWDTPLGGAIEIHGCRVPDGTTHGCVAVDNSDMDVLWSYCNLGVPVTIGP; via the coding sequence ATGATGAAATGGTTAGGAAAAGGATATAGGTGTCTGATCTCAGCCGTTCTGGTCATCGTTTTGGCGGTATCTTCCCAAGTTACTGGGTACGCAGAGCCGGTGTCCGGTCCCGGTGCCAATATTACCTCCGGCAATACCGGTACGACCAATAACGTGACCATATATGTGAGCAAGAGAACAAAGACGCTTACATTAAAGCAGAATGGTGTATTGATTGCAGAATACCCGGTTTCCATGGGCGCGGCCTCAGCGGAAGGAAATAAAAAAGTAGAGGGTGACATGAGAACACCCAGCGGGGAGTTCTATGTATGTACCAGAAATGATAAGAGCATAGCATATCTGGCATTGGGACTTTCCTATCCGGGTATTAAAGATGCGGAAAGAGGATATGCAGACGGCATTATCACCGAGGCTCAAAGAGATGAAATAATAAAGGCCAATTTGGCAGGGCAGCAGCCACCATGGGATACTCCTCTGGGAGGAGCTATTGAGATTCATGGCTGCAGGGTTCCTGACGGAACCACTCACGGCTGCGTTGCAGTGGACAACAGCGATATGGATGTATTATGGAGTTACTGTAATTTAGGCGTACCGGTTACGATTGGACCATAA
- a CDS encoding VanZ family protein: protein MKKKAIWTAVTILFILFLFSNSMKPSDISSADSGWVLRVAQESLGSVGISTRWLTEHIIRKTGHFTEYTLLGILLYGCISSFDFPAERRYFLRLTAGFMVPFVDETIQLGVRGRSGQISDVWLDCAGVAFGILIAALLYRYRRRGRKQYDKKLSNVPGIRRKPL, encoded by the coding sequence ATGAAAAAGAAAGCGATATGGACGGCAGTGACCATTCTTTTTATCCTGTTCTTATTTTCAAATTCCATGAAGCCGTCGGATATCTCATCGGCTGACAGCGGATGGGTGCTTCGGGTGGCACAGGAATCACTTGGATCCGTGGGAATCAGCACAAGGTGGCTGACAGAGCACATAATCCGTAAAACGGGACATTTCACAGAATATACCTTATTGGGAATTTTGCTGTACGGTTGTATAAGTTCCTTTGACTTTCCGGCGGAGAGAAGATATTTTCTACGATTAACAGCTGGGTTTATGGTACCGTTTGTGGATGAGACCATTCAGCTTGGGGTAAGGGGCCGTTCCGGTCAGATATCAGATGTGTGGCTGGATTGCGCAGGAGTGGCTTTTGGAATATTAATTGCTGCCTTGCTGTACAGATATAGAAGAAGAGGTCGAAAACAATATGATAAAAAATTATCGAATGTTCCTGGAATACGACGGAAGCCGTTATGA
- the truA gene encoding tRNA pseudouridine(38-40) synthase TruA, translated as MIKNYRMFLEYDGSRYDGWQKQGNTDQTIQGKIEHVLERMLGQAVEVHGSGRTDAGVHALAQVANFHGNTGMSSEEIREYLNQYLPEDIRIKTVECVAERFHSRLHAQEKTYLYRIDMGEKKQVFERKYIYGLFKELDIKAMERASTFLIGEHDFKSFCSNRKMKKSTVRVLKRIEFEQQGSRLLIRFTGNGFLYNMVRILTGTLIEVGLGQRKAEEMKEILNAKDRNEAGYTAPPEGLFLEQVCYKE; from the coding sequence ATGATAAAAAATTATCGAATGTTCCTGGAATACGACGGAAGCCGTTATGATGGCTGGCAAAAACAGGGAAATACGGATCAGACCATACAGGGGAAGATCGAACATGTTTTAGAACGTATGCTGGGACAGGCAGTGGAAGTACATGGTTCGGGACGAACGGATGCAGGCGTTCATGCATTGGCCCAGGTAGCTAATTTTCATGGGAATACAGGAATGAGTTCAGAGGAGATCAGGGAATATTTAAACCAGTATCTTCCAGAGGACATTCGGATAAAAACCGTGGAGTGCGTGGCAGAGCGATTCCACAGCCGCCTTCATGCCCAGGAAAAAACCTATTTATACCGGATCGATATGGGCGAAAAAAAGCAGGTTTTTGAAAGAAAGTATATCTATGGTCTATTTAAGGAGCTTGATATAAAGGCTATGGAACGGGCTTCGACCTTTCTTATAGGTGAACACGATTTTAAAAGCTTTTGTTCCAACCGGAAAATGAAGAAATCTACAGTCAGGGTTTTAAAACGGATTGAATTTGAACAGCAGGGGAGCCGTCTTCTGATACGATTTACGGGAAACGGCTTTTTATATAATATGGTCAGGATCTTAACGGGTACGCTGATCGAAGTGGGATTGGGACAGCGTAAAGCGGAAGAGATGAAGGAAATCCTGAATGCAAAGGATCGGAATGAGGCAGGCTATACGGCGCCGCCGGAAGGACTGTTTCTTGAACAGGTATGTTATAAAGAGTAA
- a CDS encoding cation diffusion facilitator family transporter: MTEFLVRRFVKDYKKTEDTQVRTRYGLMASIVGICCNVILFSAKLLVGMLVNSISVMADAFNNLSDAASSIIGFIGVKMAGKPADEDHPFGHGRMEYIAAFIVAFLVIQVGFSFLKTSIGKIIQPEEMTFKAVSVVILLLSVCVKLWMAFFNNTLGKRIQSTVMKATAADSLGDVITTSATIVSILVYGIWGLNIDGIIGIAVSVIVMWAGVKIAKDTLTPLIGEPIDPKLYVEITEFVESYDGIIGSHDLIVHNYGPSRSMASIHAEVPNDVDIEVSHEIIDTIEREAVRKFGIFLVIHMDPVETKDSRVLEFGNMVNNVLQEIDSRISFHDFRMVEGKSQINLIFDLVMPREYDRKKKDWLKEEVTKKVTEIDKRCCLIITAESGFGVEK; the protein is encoded by the coding sequence ATGACAGAGTTTTTGGTTAGGAGATTTGTTAAGGACTATAAAAAGACAGAGGATACTCAGGTACGGACCCGGTATGGGCTTATGGCGAGTATCGTAGGCATCTGCTGCAATGTAATTTTGTTCAGCGCAAAACTGTTGGTTGGAATGCTGGTGAACAGTATCTCTGTTATGGCAGATGCTTTTAATAACCTTTCTGACGCTGCTTCTTCTATCATTGGCTTTATAGGGGTAAAGATGGCCGGAAAACCAGCCGATGAAGACCATCCCTTTGGACACGGAAGAATGGAGTACATTGCTGCTTTTATCGTAGCCTTTTTGGTCATTCAGGTAGGCTTTTCCTTTTTAAAAACATCCATTGGGAAAATTATTCAGCCCGAAGAGATGACGTTTAAGGCTGTGTCTGTTGTAATTCTATTGCTATCTGTTTGCGTTAAGCTCTGGATGGCGTTTTTTAACAATACTCTGGGGAAAAGAATCCAGTCCACGGTCATGAAAGCTACGGCGGCAGATTCCCTTGGAGATGTGATTACCACTTCTGCCACGATCGTATCAATCCTTGTTTATGGCATATGGGGACTTAATATTGACGGAATCATAGGGATTGCGGTTTCTGTCATTGTCATGTGGGCAGGTGTTAAAATTGCCAAGGATACCCTTACTCCTCTAATCGGAGAGCCGATTGATCCCAAGTTATATGTTGAGATTACAGAATTTGTAGAAAGCTACGATGGAATTATAGGGAGTCATGATTTGATTGTACACAACTACGGTCCTTCCAGAAGCATGGCTTCCATTCATGCAGAGGTGCCTAATGATGTTGACATAGAAGTGTCCCACGAAATCATTGATACCATTGAGAGGGAAGCAGTAAGAAAATTTGGGATATTTCTGGTAATCCATATGGACCCGGTAGAGACAAAAGATTCCAGGGTTTTGGAATTTGGGAACATGGTGAATAATGTGCTGCAGGAGATAGATTCGAGGATTTCTTTCCACGATTTTCGTATGGTAGAGGGAAAAAGCCAGATCAATCTGATCTTTGATCTGGTGATGCCCCGGGAATATGATAGGAAAAAGAAGGATTGGCTGAAGGAAGAAGTCACGAAAAAGGTAACTGAAATAGATAAGCGGTGCTGTCTGATCATAACTGCGGAAAGCGGTTTTGGGGTGGAAAAATAA
- a CDS encoding RNA polymerase sigma factor, with the protein MLFMGLMSLGGPEDYGRLSDEELLKKVAVGDREAFRQLYQNTDRTIYSFILSIVRHPQDAEEIMQEVYLKIWTSASGYKSQGKPLAWMFTIARNLCYMKFREQKHDSDVTLEDLTGAETGEVCPEIEMAADKMVLLAALQILKEEEREIVLLHTSGGMKHREIAASLKIPLATALSRYNRAMKKLENYLREE; encoded by the coding sequence ATGTTATTTATGGGATTGATGAGCCTTGGCGGGCCTGAGGATTATGGCCGTTTGAGCGACGAAGAGCTTCTTAAAAAAGTTGCGGTTGGGGACCGGGAGGCCTTTCGGCAGCTATATCAGAATACGGACCGGACGATATACAGCTTTATCCTGTCTATTGTAAGGCACCCCCAGGATGCGGAGGAGATCATGCAGGAGGTATATCTTAAGATATGGACTTCTGCGTCAGGCTATAAATCCCAGGGGAAGCCCTTGGCATGGATGTTTACCATTGCCCGGAATCTGTGCTATATGAAATTCCGTGAGCAAAAGCATGATTCGGATGTGACACTGGAGGATTTAACCGGAGCGGAAACAGGAGAAGTCTGCCCTGAGATTGAGATGGCAGCTGATAAGATGGTTCTTCTTGCCGCTCTTCAAATTCTTAAGGAAGAGGAACGGGAGATCGTTCTCCTTCATACCTCGGGAGGTATGAAGCACAGGGAGATCGCCGCCAGCCTTAAGATTCCTTTGGCTACAGCTCTTTCCAGATATAACCGTGCAATGAAAAAACTGGAAAATTATTTGAGAGAGGAGTAG
- a CDS encoding glycoside hydrolase family 88/105 protein produces the protein MTNKELLPKIHLVMDKLMNLGGADYENDRSVGKEEASRGIIARDFGIEEWDWPQGVGLYGLLKLQRFYGDNRYLEFFDSWFENNLKKGLPSKNINTTAPYLVLAELLDDLKNPEYEKLCLEHAHWLMTGLPKTKEGGFQHVVTAIGDRDGVLLNDGEMWIDTLFMAVLFLNKMGHRFQNQEWIGEALHQVLLHIKYLYDKHTGLFYHGWSFPLNNNFGGVFWCRGNSWFTYGILEYIESYEGTLDPGLLTYLTDTFKAQVNALIGLQTPSGLWHTVLTDPSSYEEVSGSGAIAGGILKGIKMGILDESYHDCADRAVKAVCKNIGEDGTVLNVSAGTGMGYHEDHYKNITIRPMAYGQSLALISLVEGLN, from the coding sequence ATGACAAACAAAGAATTACTGCCAAAAATCCATCTTGTGATGGACAAGCTAATGAACTTGGGAGGAGCTGACTATGAAAATGACCGCTCTGTCGGAAAGGAAGAAGCAAGCCGCGGCATCATTGCCAGGGACTTTGGTATCGAAGAATGGGACTGGCCTCAGGGCGTAGGTCTTTATGGTCTTTTAAAGCTACAGAGATTTTACGGAGATAACCGTTACTTAGAATTCTTTGACAGTTGGTTTGAGAACAATTTAAAGAAAGGACTGCCCAGCAAAAATATTAATACAACTGCCCCTTACCTGGTTTTAGCCGAACTGCTTGATGATCTTAAGAACCCGGAATATGAGAAGCTGTGCCTGGAGCACGCCCACTGGCTGATGACCGGACTTCCAAAAACAAAAGAAGGCGGTTTCCAGCATGTGGTAACTGCCATCGGAGACCGCGACGGAGTCCTGTTAAATGATGGGGAAATGTGGATTGATACGTTATTCATGGCAGTTTTGTTTTTAAATAAAATGGGCCATCGTTTCCAGAATCAGGAGTGGATAGGCGAGGCTCTTCATCAGGTATTATTACATATCAAATACTTATACGACAAACATACCGGATTATTTTATCACGGCTGGAGTTTTCCGTTAAATAATAATTTCGGAGGAGTTTTCTGGTGCAGGGGCAACTCCTGGTTTACCTATGGAATTCTGGAATATATTGAGTCCTACGAAGGAACTCTTGATCCGGGGCTTCTCACTTACCTGACAGATACCTTTAAAGCCCAGGTGAATGCTCTGATAGGTTTACAGACCCCTTCTGGTTTATGGCATACCGTTCTCACTGATCCTTCAAGTTACGAAGAAGTATCCGGCTCAGGAGCAATCGCCGGCGGTATTTTAAAAGGAATAAAAATGGGGATTCTCGATGAATCATATCATGACTGTGCAGACAGGGCCGTTAAAGCGGTATGCAAAAACATAGGAGAAGACGGAACCGTGTTAAATGTATCCGCAGGAACCGGGATGGGCTATCATGAAGATCATTATAAAAACATTACCATTCGCCCCATGGCCTACGGACAATCATTGGCTCTGATCTCACTGGTCGAAGGGTTGAATTAA
- a CDS encoding response regulator transcription factor, producing the protein MLKLIIADDERMIRESISSLIDWNSLGIELIGTCRDGIEAYNMILDESPNIVMTDIRMPGLSGLELIERISQTDMDIQFILLSGFGEFEYAKQAMKYRVHHYLLKPCNEAQIMESMRDVIQEYYHRQAFQDLKERQKALTANLHHSILANIINEQIFLPEPAESSWNAYSGFMDFYNTGYEMCFLHYLEEDYFISVLSRIYDYMAEHAPGIELYSIYVKNSLILFFEGYQVSYDTFDSFMRSLNPKAQSVELDYKRYTFSSLGRLLETLIAKIKRYGIIYFMNGLQPVPTCNYKNLISEIEELTTLLIEANGSELKSHLEELTAILNDIGNPDFLKQAGSRILIKFATESNYLSSVDTTEYLMDLNQQTEVGSIRSLLCEKLNEALKEPSTHSQRYSPFIEKVMQYVEEHLDNPNLTLKSIAENYLFMNVDYVSKRFSKETKQKFSNYITILRIQKAKQLLAEGHTEQIQWIAQQVGCGNNPQYFSQIFKKNTGLTPSAYAKKLNGGE; encoded by the coding sequence ATGCTTAAATTAATAATTGCCGATGATGAACGAATGATCCGGGAATCTATTTCTTCTCTTATTGACTGGAACAGCCTGGGTATCGAACTTATAGGAACCTGCCGCGACGGTATTGAGGCTTATAATATGATCCTCGATGAATCGCCTAATATCGTTATGACTGACATACGGATGCCTGGCCTGTCAGGTTTGGAGTTGATCGAACGCATATCTCAAACCGATATGGATATCCAGTTCATCCTGCTTTCTGGTTTTGGAGAATTTGAATATGCAAAGCAGGCGATGAAATACCGGGTCCATCATTATCTTCTTAAACCCTGCAACGAGGCACAAATCATGGAAAGCATGCGGGATGTGATCCAGGAATACTATCACCGTCAGGCATTTCAGGATTTGAAAGAACGCCAGAAGGCTCTGACCGCCAATCTCCACCACAGCATTCTGGCAAATATTATCAACGAACAGATTTTTCTGCCTGAACCGGCAGAATCTTCCTGGAATGCCTATTCCGGATTTATGGATTTTTATAATACGGGTTATGAAATGTGTTTTCTACACTATCTGGAAGAAGATTATTTTATCTCTGTTTTAAGCCGTATTTACGATTACATGGCCGAACATGCACCTGGTATAGAACTCTACAGCATATATGTGAAAAACTCCCTGATACTGTTTTTTGAAGGATATCAGGTCTCCTATGATACGTTCGATTCATTTATGCGAAGCTTAAATCCAAAGGCGCAGTCAGTGGAATTAGACTATAAACGTTATACCTTTTCCAGCCTGGGAAGGCTTTTAGAAACCTTGATTGCAAAGATCAAGCGTTACGGAATCATCTATTTCATGAATGGACTGCAGCCAGTCCCCACCTGTAATTATAAAAACCTGATCTCCGAAATAGAAGAGCTGACCACACTTTTAATAGAAGCAAACGGCTCGGAACTGAAATCACACCTGGAAGAACTTACTGCAATTTTAAACGACATCGGCAATCCCGACTTTTTAAAGCAGGCAGGTTCACGGATACTGATTAAATTTGCCACAGAAAGCAACTACCTGTCATCCGTTGACACCACGGAGTATCTGATGGATTTAAACCAGCAGACTGAGGTTGGCAGCATCCGCTCCTTACTTTGTGAAAAGCTTAACGAGGCCTTAAAAGAGCCGTCCACCCATTCCCAGCGCTACAGCCCTTTTATTGAAAAGGTCATGCAATATGTAGAGGAACATCTGGACAATCCCAATCTTACTTTGAAATCCATCGCAGAGAATTATCTGTTTATGAATGTGGATTATGTAAGCAAACGGTTCAGCAAGGAAACAAAACAAAAATTCTCAAACTACATCACCATCCTGCGCATCCAGAAAGCCAAGCAATTATTAGCAGAAGGTCATACCGAACAAATTCAATGGATCGCTCAGCAGGTAGGATGTGGAAATAACCCCCAGTATTTCAGCCAAATTTTCAAAAAAAATACGGGGTTGACACCAAGCGCATATGCAAAAAAGTTAAACGGAGGAGAATGA